A segment of the Vagococcus hydrophili genome:
ACCTGTTTGTTTATATAGAAGGTAAGACAGTTGAACGGGGTAGCAAAGTGAGTCAATCTCATATTTTCTTTCCCATGTCCAAGGTGTCATTTCGGTGTCATCTGTTTGGTGTCCTTTTCCGTTAGCTTCTTCATTGAAAGCGTTGGCATAAGGGTCCATGTTAATATATCTAAATTGACGTTGAACTAAACCGCTAATCATTGAGCGGATATCTTCATCTTCTTTAGCAATCACTAAGTAAGGGCGGAATTGCGCCGTTGAATCTCTTAACCACATAGCTGGAATGTCACCAGTTAATAAGAAAGTTGTACCGTCATCGTAGCGACGAACCGTTGTTAATAATGTATTAGCGAATCCTGCTTTAAAGTTTTCAGCCCATCTTGGGTGATTTTTCTCGCAAAGAGCGCTCATTTTATCCATAAATTCTTGAACTGATGCTGGAACTTCTGTATATGCCATAATTAATTTCCTCCAATTAAATGATATATCAAATATTTACAATTCGAATTATATGATATATCATTATAGAAGTCTAGTAATAAATTAATGTTTTTTATGAAAAAATTATATGATATGATATATCATAAGAAAAGAAGAGAACTGGATGGATGAAAAATGAAAAATCAACCTTTATATAAAAAGATATACCAAGACTTAAAAAAACAAATTTTTACAGGTGAATTAGTAGAAGATGCCCAACTACCCACAGAATTAGAATTATCTGAGATGTATGAGGTCAGTCGAATTACGTCAAAACGAGCTTTAGTGGAGTTAGAGACAGAAGGCTTAATTTACCGAGTGCGTGGAAAAGGCAGTTTTGTTAAAAAACGTGAATTTATCCCAACGACTAACCAAAATGATACAGTCCTATTTATTATGCCGTTTGCTCAAAATGAAGGTTTTGGGAATTATGCAGAAGGTATTTTAGAAAGTTTTAAAGACACAGATTTTAGACTTCAAATGCAACCTCACGAGTGGTTACACTCAGGAAATGACTATACGTTGAAACAGGATTATGCAGGGATTATTTATTACCCGATTAATACGCAAGTCAGTTTGGATTTTCTTTATAAATGCCAAGTTCAAGATATTCCTGTGGTAATTTTAGATAAATCCATTGAGAAGATTGAATATGATTCAGTGGTAGCAGATAACCATTCCGGTGGTAAGATTTCTGCAGAGTACTTCATTGAACAAGGCATCGAAGATATTTTCTTTATTAGTGCCAATCGATTAGCGGATGTATCTTCTGTTCGTGATCGTTACTTAGGTTATTTATCAACGATGTACGAGCAGCAGCAAGAACCTCTTCATTTGGTTAATGACAGCGGCAAAGAATTAGAATACTTTTTCGAAGATATTTTAGAAAAAGTCAAAGCAAAACAAACGGCTAAAAACAGTGTGGGGTTAGTGGTTGAAAACGATGTGATTGCCATTCGTTTAATGACTTACTTAAAACAGCATAATTTAAAAGTGCCAGAAGATGTGGGAATTATCGGTTTTGATAATATTCAAGCAGCTAGTTTAATGGACCCACCACTCACAACGATTGCTCAAAACTTCTATAAAATGGGAAAAGTTGCCGGAGATTTACTAGTGAAACAAATTAATTTTCCAACGAAAGATTTTTCAGAACACATACTACCAGTTAAATTAATTGAGCGTGAAAGTGGAAAAATAAGATAGGGGATGTTTTTGGATGAGGCATTATGATGAAGTGATGATAGACAGAGAGTATTCTTTTGTAGAAAAGGAAAAAATAGTGATTCGATTTGAAGGCTATTTTTTCCGGTTTGAAACCTATCAAGCAGTGATTGATGAGGAATTATTTTGTGACTATGTGACATGGCAAAATAATGACGTTGACACAACTTTCGATTTTACCTTGAAACATGTTTATGATCGAGAACTTGTCCATGACAGTTTTAGTTTGAAGATTGGTTCAGATAAGGTTATTACGATTGCTACAAAAACAAGACGAGGCTTTGATTACGCTCAAAAAGCTTTAGTTGAGATGCTGGTAAAAAAAGAAAAAGGCATTTTAGTGAAGCATGGTCAAATCAGCCATACTCCTTCATTTGAAATGCGCGGGATTATTGAAGGTTTTTACGGGGTACCTTGGACGTGGGATAATCGTCAAGATTGTATCCAGTTACTAGTTGAAAATCAAATGAATACGTATATGTATGCACCAAAAGATGATGAATATCAACGTAAATTATGGCGTGAATTATACCCAGACAGTTACTTGAATGAATTTAAGAAATTACTTAAAACAGCAGAAGAGAAAAAAATTGATTTTTGGTACATGATTAGCCCGGGAAATGATATTGATTATTTGAAGCAGTCAGAACTGGAAGTCTTATTTACTAAATTGCGTCAGATAATCGACTTAGGAATCAATCATTTTGGCTTGCTGTTAGATGATATCGATTATATTTTAAAAGATAAAGCAAAAATAAAATTTGGCACAAGTGCTAAGGCTCATGCTTATATTGTGAATCAAGTGGATGAATTTTTAAGCGGAGAACTGGCTAACTATCAGTTGGTGACTTGTCCAACAGAATACGACAATCATCATGATGCAGAGTATTTGGAAATACTGAACAACAATTTAAAACCACATATCCCATTATTCTGGACAGGACCAAGTACATTAGCTGCTAAAATTAGTCATGAGAATATTCAAAAAATGGCAGCCGTGTATCAACGCGAATTCATTATTTGGGATAATGTGCCAGTGAACGACTTTGAAAAAGATCATGAGCGCCTATTTTTAAGTCCTTATGACAATCGTTCTAAGTTTTTAGCAGAAGAAAAGTATCATGTTAGAGGGATTGTTTTAAATCCGATGGCGCAGTGGGAATGGTCTAAACTCACAATCAATCACGCTGCTCGTTACTTATGGGAAGTCAGCTCTTTTAATCAAGAAACAGTCTGGTTAGAAAGTTTGAAACAGTCATTTGATGAGGAGTATTTAGAAGCTGTACAGGTTTTTTTGAAGCATAATCACAACCGACACACTCATAATGTCCGCAGTTTTGAGATGGAACAGGCTCTTGAGATGAAAGATAAAAATAAACTATCTGAGTGGCTCATTG
Coding sequences within it:
- a CDS encoding GntR family transcriptional regulator; translated protein: MKNQPLYKKIYQDLKKQIFTGELVEDAQLPTELELSEMYEVSRITSKRALVELETEGLIYRVRGKGSFVKKREFIPTTNQNDTVLFIMPFAQNEGFGNYAEGILESFKDTDFRLQMQPHEWLHSGNDYTLKQDYAGIIYYPINTQVSLDFLYKCQVQDIPVVILDKSIEKIEYDSVVADNHSGGKISAEYFIEQGIEDIFFISANRLADVSSVRDRYLGYLSTMYEQQQEPLHLVNDSGKELEYFFEDILEKVKAKQTAKNSVGLVVENDVIAIRLMTYLKQHNLKVPEDVGIIGFDNIQAASLMDPPLTTIAQNFYKMGKVAGDLLVKQINFPTKDFSEHILPVKLIERESGKIR
- a CDS encoding beta-N-acetylglucosaminidase domain-containing protein, whose amino-acid sequence is MRHYDEVMIDREYSFVEKEKIVIRFEGYFFRFETYQAVIDEELFCDYVTWQNNDVDTTFDFTLKHVYDRELVHDSFSLKIGSDKVITIATKTRRGFDYAQKALVEMLVKKEKGILVKHGQISHTPSFEMRGIIEGFYGVPWTWDNRQDCIQLLVENQMNTYMYAPKDDEYQRKLWRELYPDSYLNEFKKLLKTAEEKKIDFWYMISPGNDIDYLKQSELEVLFTKLRQIIDLGINHFGLLLDDIDYILKDKAKIKFGTSAKAHAYIVNQVDEFLSGELANYQLVTCPTEYDNHHDAEYLEILNNNLKPHIPLFWTGPSTLAAKISHENIQKMAAVYQREFIIWDNVPVNDFEKDHERLFLSPYDNRSKFLAEEKYHVRGIVLNPMAQWEWSKLTINHAARYLWEVSSFNQETVWLESLKQSFDEEYLEAVQVFLKHNHNRHTHNVRSFEMEQALEMKDKNKLSEWLIELNVAIEKLSELENHPMIKEGTPWFERAKLDFELWQAILASDKVKVEELKEVCQKSNYRIGTDLVMGYLG